A genomic window from Brassica oleracea var. oleracea cultivar TO1000 chromosome C8, BOL, whole genome shotgun sequence includes:
- the LOC106307179 gene encoding AP2/ERF and B3 domain-containing transcription factor RAV1-like, translated as MEVSSVDESTTSTCSIYETPAITPAKTSVNLHRMGSGSSVVLDAENGAEAESRKLPSSKYKGVVPQPNGRWGAQIYEKHQRVWLGTFNEEDEAARSYDVAVHRFRGRDAVTNFKDARLDDGEVEFLSSHSKSGIVDMLRKHTYSEELEQSKRRRNGNGNAVRSTTQNDGVSTTEFRSAVSLFEKAVTPSDVGKLNRLVIPKHHAEKYFPLPPSSNVSVKGVLLNFEDVAGKVWRFRYSYWNSSQSYVLTKGWSRFVKEKNLRAGDVVSFSRSDGQDQQLYIGWKSRSGSDVETGRVLRLFGVNISPAGSRNDVVGNKRVVNVTEMLSLVCSKKQRIFHAL; from the exons ATGGAAGTGAGTAGCGTAGACGAGAGTACGACGAGTACATGTTCTATCTACGAAACTCCGGCGATAACTCCGGCAAAGACTTCGGTGAATTTGCACAGGATGGGAAGCGGATCTAGCGTGGTGCTAGATGCTGAGAACGGAGCTGAGGCGGAGTCGAGGAAGCTTCCGTCGTCCAAGTACAAAGGCGTCGTCCCTCAGCCGAACGGGCGGTGGGGAGCTCAGATTTACGAGAAGCACCAGCGCGTGTGGCTCGGGACTTTCAACGAGGAGGACGAGGCGGCGCGTTCTTACGACGTGGCGGTTCACCGGTTCCGAGGCCGAGACGCCGTCACGAACTTCAAAGACGCGAGGCTCGACGACGGAGAGGTCGAGTTTTTGAGTTCGCATTCGAAATCTGGGATCGTTGATATGCTGAGGAAGCATACGTATAGCGAGGAGCTAGAGCAGAGCAAACGGCGACGCAACGGTAATGGAAACGCGGTTAGGTCGACGACGCAAAACGACGGCGTTTCGACGACGGAGTTTAGATCGGCGGTGTCTTTGTTTGAGAAAGCTGTTACGCCTAGCGACGTTGGGAAGCTAAACCGTCTAGTGATACCGAAACACCACGCGGAGAAATATTTTCCGTTGCCGCCGTCGAGTAACGTTTCCGTTAAGGGAGTGTTGTTGAACTTCGAGGACGTGGCGGGGAAAGTGTGGAG GTTCCGTTACTCGTATTGGAACAGTAGTCAAAGCTATGTTCTGACAAAAGGTTGGAGCCGGTTCGTTAAGGAGAAGAATCTGCGTGCTGGTGATGTGGTTAGTTTCAGCAGATCCGATGGTCAGGATCAACAGCTATACATTGGGTGGAAGTCTAGATCCGGATCGGATGTGGAAACGGGTCGGGTTTTGAGACTGTTCGGAGTCAACATTTCACCGGCGGGTTCAAGAAACGACGTGGTAGGGAACAAGAGAGTGGTGAACGTTACTGAGATGTTATCGTTGGTGTGTAGTAAGAAGCAACGCATCTTTCACGCCTTGTAA